The genomic region CGATTGCTCGATTCGCATGCTGGCGGCGGACGTGGACGGCGACGTTACCGTGGAAGAGACCGACGATGAAGGGGCGATCGAGGCCGCCAACGGCCAGACCGCCGGTGAATCCAACATGCGTCTGGATATCGACACTGACGGCACGATCACCGGCACCGAGACCACTGGTGCTGACTGGACCATTGTACATGCACTTCTCGACAACACGGTTGTTTGCTCGGGTGGCAGCATGACGATGGGGATAAGCCAGTCGATGAGCATGGCCGAAAGGGGTGATCAGACACAGGAATTGACCTTGCTGGCACTTCTACAACAGCAGCTGGCCGCGGGTCTTCTCAGCCCGACGGCAAACGTCTCGGCTCGGTGGGTGGTCCACGGAACGGGAGCAACATCGGTGACACTGCCGGCTGGCGGTGGGACGGTTGCGGTTGACCTGGTAGTCGCGACGGATGCGCCCATCTGGGGCCTCGAGGGCAGGCTGGCTGTCGATGCAGCCAACGTCGTCTCGATCAACTCGGCCGACTGGACCGAACTGGATAACGTGCTCTTCTCCCACAGAGTGGACGGCCACAACCAGAGCAGTTACTACGACCTGACGGTGATGGACTGGCTCTGGGCCAGGATGACGCCGGATGGCAGCGACGTCATCGACTCCGGCACCGACGTGGAAGCCTTGCTGGCGCCGGACCCGCCGACAGCGTGGACACTGACGAACAGCTTGGCTACGGTTGATGGGGCGATCGCCACCCCAGCCGGGGACCTGTTCACAACCACGGCCAGCATCGGTGGAGCGACCCGACAACTGCTGCCGGTTGGCCAAACCGCTGTGGCGACACTCTCGCTGACAATCAGCGGAACACCCGGTACCTACCACCTGACGCTGAATGACGGATCGTTCATCAATGAGGATATGGCGAGTGTCCCGATGGTTGGCGGACCTGAACTCGAAATCATTGTGGGGCAGTAGTAACGGCACAGGACGGCAGTCCTGTGAAGAACTGGGCCGCTGCTTGTTCGGTGTGATCGTACCAAAGGCATGAAGTGCGGAGGGAGCAATTGCCCAGAGTGCTCCCTCCGCATAATTCCCGCTCATACCTTGCCCTGCATCAGCGGGCCGATATGGTGTTGGAAGGTTTCTTCGATCACTTTCCGGTCCTCGGCCGGAACCTTGTTCAAGACGCAGACGGCGAGGGCCCGGGCAAACTTGTTGCCACGCTCCAACCTGGCGCAGAGAGCCAGAAGTCGCCTGGTCGTGAGGACTGTGGTCAGTTCCTCGTTGGCCTGAGTTTGCCCGTGCCGCTGGGGCCGTAGAGGAAGACCCGCTCGTTGTGCTCGACGGCCTCGGCCACGTCGCGGGCGGGGTCGGTCCAGCCCTTGACACGCCACTGCGGGCAAGGCCCGCCGGTCGCGGCGCGACCGATGCCACTTCGTGGCTCGCGGCGCGTCAAGGGCCAGACGAAGGTCGGATCGGGCTGGGGGATCAGGGGGTGCTCGACGCCGTAGCGGGCGGTCATCGGGCAGCCGGCCACTTCCAGGCGGTAGTGCAGGCACTCGTTGACCTTGCGGACGTTGTGGGCCGCCAGGAAACCGGCGAAACGCTCCGAGCACAGGGGGTGTTCGGGGAACCGAGCCCTGAAGACCTCCGGCTCGATCTTGTGGTCGGTCCGCAGGTGCGGAATCAGGGGCTCTGACGGGATGAGGTACATACAACTGGCAAATCGATCCGCCCGATGATACCTTCCGCCCATCTGTAACCGCCTCAGGGGGATGAGAACGGCCCGGAAGCCTGGAGCATGAGCGACAACGCACACAGCGGTTTGCGCGACCTATCCACCGCCCAGTGGAAAGCCGGCATCGCCGCGTGGCTGGGGTGGATGTTTGACGGGCTGGACATGCACCTGTACACGCTGGTGGCCCTGCCGTTTGTGGCCGAGCTGCTGCGCGTTTCGATCAAGGATCCGGCGGCGGGCTACTATGGTTCGTGGATCCAGGCGAGTTTTCTGGTCGGCTGGGCCTTGGGGGGAGCGTTCTTCGGGCGCATCGGCGACCGCCTTGGCCGCACTCGTACGCTCATGCTGACCATCCTGACCTACGCTGCCTTCACGGGTCTCTCGTTCTTCGCCCAGACGTGGTGGCACCTGCTGATTTTCCGGTTTCTGGCGGCGCTGGGGATCGGAGGCGAATGGGCGGTCGGGGCTTCGCTGCTGTCGGAGACCTGGCCGAAGCGGTTGCGGCCGTGGGTCGCGGCCGTACTCCAGACCAGCGGCAACTGCGGTGTACTGCTGGCCAGCCTGGCTTACTACGTGATTGCCCGCATGGAAGCGCCGAACCGCGCCGTGTTCCTGGTGGGCATCCTGCCTGCACTGATCGTGTTCTGGATTCGACGGGCGGTGCCGGAGTCTTCTCACTGGGAAGCGGTCAAGCGGCACGAACGGGACCAGCCCGGCATCGCAGATCTCTTTCGTGGCTCGATCCGACGCACGACGTTACTGACGGTCTTCGTATGTGCCACCACGCTGACCGCTCACTGGGCGTTTTTGTTCTGGTATCTGCAACATTTCCACGGGCTGGAGAGCCTGCAAGGCTGGAGCGAGGCGCGGCGCAATGCCTTGGTGAGCCAGGCGATGTTCCTGGTGATGGCCTCGGCTATCGCGGGCAACTTCCTGGCCGGTTTTCTGGCAACGCGATTGGGTTTCCGCCGGGTCATTCTGCTGTTATGTGTGGCTTACTTCGGGTCGCTGACGTTGGCGTACGGCGTTCCTCGCGATCATCGGAGCCTGCTGGCATGCTTGCCCCTGGCCGGGCTATCGCAAGGCATCTTCGCCCTGTTTACCATGTATCTGCCGCCATTGTTTCCGACGTTGCTTCGCACGACGGGGGCCGGTTTCTGCTACAACATCGGCCGGGTCGTGGCAGCCGGCGGCACGGTGTTTTTCGGTTTGTTCTCGAAGGTAGGCGACCATCGGCCGGCAATTCTCTGTGCCGGTCTGCTGTTCCTGCCTGCGGCCGTGGTGGCGTATTTCCTGCCGGAGGATCGCTGGCAAAGGGGGCACGACGCCGGCCCCAGGGCATGAAGGCCAACCGACTATCAACGGGTTTGCAGTTTTGCAGTAGAAAACCGTGACTCGTTCGAGGTAGTTGTCATGCGGGTGCCGCGGTCGATGACGATTACCCTGGTGCTGGGCGCGCGGCGCCTGTTCGCACTGGCGGTGTCCGAGCGGTTCATGCCTGTGTGCCGGAGTCTTCGACGATGAGCGACGCAGAACAAAGAGTGACGCTTGGTGTCGACCAGCAAAAGCGGCGAGCAAGTGTTTTTCGGGGCAACGTCCTGGTGCTGGGGCTGGTGAGTTTGTTCACCGACCTGTCCAGCGAGATGATGAACCCGCTATTGCCGATCTTCATCGCCGGGCTGGTGCCGCTGGGCATGGCCCCGGTGTACGTCGGGCTGGTGGAAGGGGTCGCAGAGACGACGGCCAGTCTGCTGAAGCTGGTCTCCGGCCGGATCAGCGACCGTCTGGGGAGGCGAAAGGCCCTGGTTGTAGCGGGCTATGGCATTTCGACGGCGGTGCGGCCTTTGATGGCCTTGGCGGGGCTGGTGGGGGCGGCTTGGGGCGGCTGGCAGGTGGTGGGATTGAAATTTCTGGATCGTGTGGGCAAAGGCATCCGCACCTCGCCGCGGGATGCGTTGATCGGCGACTCCGTGGGGGCCGACGTTCGCGGGCTGGCGTTCAGCTTCACTCGGGCGCTCGATCATGCGGGGGCGGTGCTCGGTTCGCTGGTTTCGGTGTGCATCCTGATGGCTATGCTGGGCTACGGGATATGGAGAAGCAGCGACGCCAAGCCCACACAGGACGAGATGACCGCTCTGCGATGGCTGTTCGGCATCGCCCTGATTCCGGGGCTTCTGGCGGTGGCGACACTCATCCTGAAGGTTCGTGAGATTGCTCCTCGGCCGCGCCGGTCGGTCTCGGGGGCGCAGGAAAGCAAGGGGATGGCGACTGCTGCCGGAGCATGGAAACGCCTGCCTCGGCGTTTCTATCCCTTTGTGGGCGTTGTGGTGCTGTTTACGCTG from Phycisphaerae bacterium harbors:
- a CDS encoding MFS transporter; translation: MSDNAHSGLRDLSTAQWKAGIAAWLGWMFDGLDMHLYTLVALPFVAELLRVSIKDPAAGYYGSWIQASFLVGWALGGAFFGRIGDRLGRTRTLMLTILTYAAFTGLSFFAQTWWHLLIFRFLAALGIGGEWAVGASLLSETWPKRLRPWVAAVLQTSGNCGVLLASLAYYVIARMEAPNRAVFLVGILPALIVFWIRRAVPESSHWEAVKRHERDQPGIADLFRGSIRRTTLLTVFVCATTLTAHWAFLFWYLQHFHGLESLQGWSEARRNALVSQAMFLVMASAIAGNFLAGFLATRLGFRRVILLLCVAYFGSLTLAYGVPRDHRSLLACLPLAGLSQGIFALFTMYLPPLFPTLLRTTGAGFCYNIGRVVAAGGTVFFGLFSKVGDHRPAILCAGLLFLPAAVVAYFLPEDRWQRGHDAGPRA
- a CDS encoding MFS transporter; translation: MSDAEQRVTLGVDQQKRRASVFRGNVLVLGLVSLFTDLSSEMMNPLLPIFIAGLVPLGMAPVYVGLVEGVAETTASLLKLVSGRISDRLGRRKALVVAGYGISTAVRPLMALAGLVGAAWGGWQVVGLKFLDRVGKGIRTSPRDALIGDSVGADVRGLAFSFTRALDHAGAVLGSLVSVCILMAMLGYGIWRSSDAKPTQDEMTALRWLFGIALIPGLLAVATLILKVREIAPRPRRSVSGAQESKGMATAAGAWKRLPRRFYPFVGVVVLFTLGNSSDMFLLLYAWQKFRLGLPAVIGLWIVLHLSKIVFSFPGGMLSDRLGRRPMIVAGWVTYALVYLGLSQAQAEWQFWALFLAYGFYYGMSEGAEKALVADFVPSQHLGTAYGVYNGAVGLAALPGSLLFGVFWAVIGPGWAFGIGAALAGLAAVLLMVLLTETRITAARRS